From a single Vitis vinifera cultivar Pinot Noir 40024 chromosome 18, ASM3070453v1 genomic region:
- the LOC100253922 gene encoding LIM domain-containing protein WLIM1: protein MAFAGTTQKCMACDKTVYLVDKLTADNRVYHKACFRCHHCKGTLKLGNYNSFEGVLYCRPHFDQLFKRTGSLDKSFEGTPKIVKPEKPIDSEKPIANKVSSMFAGTRDKCVGCKNTVYPTEKVTVNGTAYHKSCFKCTHGGCTISPSNYIAHEGRLYCKHHHTQLIKEKGNLSQLEGDHEKDTANEKVNGREVAAES from the exons ATGGCGTTCGCAGGAACAACCCAGAAATGCATGGCCTGCGATAAGACTGTGTATCTGGTGGATAAGTTAACTGCAGACAACCGAGTCTACCACAAGGCCTGCTTCAGATGCCATCACTGCAAAGGGACCCTCAAG CTTGGAAACTACAATTCCTTTGAGGGAGTACTTTATTGCAGGCCACACTTTGATCAACTCTTCAAGAGGACTGGCAGTCTAGACAAAAGCTTTGAAG gGACACCAAAAATTGTGAAACCAGAGAAACCAATTGATAGTGAG AAACCCATAGCAAATAAAGTGTCTAGCATGTTTGCGGGAACCAGAGATAAATGCGTGGGCTGTAAGAATACTGTCTATCCGACTGAGAAG gtcaCCGTGAATGGAACTGCATATCACAAGAGCTGTTTCAAATGCACCCATGGCGGGTGTACGATCAGCCCATCCAACTACATCGCACATGAGGGGCGGCTCTACTGCAAACACCACCACACCCAACTGATCAAGGAAAAGGGAAACTTGAGCCAGCTTGAGGGTGACCATGAGAAGGACACAGCTAATGAGAAAGTGAATGGCAGAGAAGTTGCTGCTGAATCATAA
- the LOC100250646 gene encoding GPN-loop GTPase QQT1, which translates to MAYGQVVIGPPGSGKTTYCDGMSQFLKLIGRKVAVINLDPANDALPYECAVNIEDLIKLSDVMAEHSLGPNGGLVYCMDYLEKNIDWLQSKLEPLVKDHYLLFDFPGQVELFFLHSNAKKVIMKLIKKLDLRLTAVHLVDAHLCSDPGKYVSALLLSLSTMLHLELPHINVLSKIDLIESYGKLAFNLDFYTDVQDLSFLHYHLDQDPRSSKYRKLTKELCEVIEDYSLVNFTTLDIQDKESVGNLVKLIDKSNGYIFAGIEGSAVEFSKIAAGPLDWDYYRVAAVQEKYMKDEENFVHND; encoded by the exons ATGGCATATGGGCAAGTGGTGATTGGTCCACCTGGATCAGGCAAGACCACTTACTGCGACGGCATGTCTCAGTTCCTCAAACTCATTGGAAg GAAGGTGGCTGTAATAAATTTGGATCCTGCCAATGATGCATTGCC GTATGAGTGTGCAGTGAATATTGAGGACCTCATAAAACTAAGTGATGTAATGGCGGAGCATTCTCTTGGCCCCAATGGAG GTCTTGTGTATTGTATGGATTATCTGGAGAAGAATATTGACTGGTTGCAATCCAAATTGGAACCCCTTGTTAAAG ATCACTATCTTCTCTTTGATTTTCCTGGTCAAGTGGAACTCTTTTTCCTCCATTCCAATGCCAAGAAAGTTATCATGAAACTCATAAAAAAGTTGGACCTCAGG TTGACTGCAGTGCACTTAGTCGATGCCCATCTTTGCAGTGATCCTGGGAAGTATGTGAGTGCATTGCTTCTCTCACTATCAACCATGCTACATTTGGAGCTTCCACACATTAATGTCTTGTCTAAGATTGATCTAATAGAGAGCTATGGAAAGCTAG CCTTTAATCTTGACTTCTACACGGATGTGCAAGATTTATCCTTTTTACATTATCATCTTGATCAAGATCCTCGTTCATCAAAGTACAG AAAGCTCACAAAGGAGCTGTGTGAGGTGATAGAAGATTACAGCCTTGTCAATTTTACAACCTTAGATATTCAA GATAAGGAGAGTGTAGGGAACCTCGTGAAGCTGATAGACAAGAGCAATGGGTATATTTTTGCAGGTATAGAGGGGAGTGCTGTTGAGTTTAGCAAAATTGCTGCTGGTCCTCTTGATTGGGATTATTACAG AGTTGCAGCAGTGCAGGAGAAGTACATGAAGGATGAAGAGAATTTTGTACACAATGACTGA
- the LOC100259057 gene encoding uncharacterized protein LOC100259057, which produces MLNPLICGTFHPEDDDDDEAYWSTSSTTRRSRRGRDSKNPYSSRGLDKFSALLADLEEKRQQIYSQVGSQDISFVRFAYSNSNDCVPIVVKLRDKKLENIKDNNVTHHSAQVVDDKFPIEAGAAANEFKQSGLETDTNTKKKTPFSWKIWVGNWRQPSYYLPAIIIFILFLLTVFGRSVAILCTCLGWYLVPAIKGGSSLDTKKPTKKKEYVRRKSDKMVVSDGSSSPKTNKTRAVNVTSPGQHGHRKSW; this is translated from the coding sequence ATGTTGAATCCTTTAATCTGTGGCACTTTCCATccagaagatgatgatgacgaTGAAGCGTATTGGAGCACTTCCTCGACAACCAGAAGATCGAGAAGAGGCAGGGACAGCAAGAACCCGTATTCGTCCCGCGGTCTCGACAAGTTTTCTGCACTCTTGGCCGATCTTGAAGAGAAGAGGCAACAGATATACTCTCAGGTTGGCTCGCAGGACATCTCTTTCGTCCGCTTCGCTTACTCCAATTCAAATGATTGCGTGCCTATTGTGGTGAAGTTGAGGGATAAAAAGCTGGAGAATATCAAAGACAATAATGTAACGCATCATTCAGCTcaggttgtggatgacaagTTCCCCATCGAGGCCGGCGCTGCTGCCAACGAATTCAAGCAATCTGGCCTGGAAACGGATACAAACACCAAGAAGAAGACTCCATTCTCATGGAAGATTTGGGTGGGCAATTGGAGGCAGCCTTCATATTACTTACCGGCGATTataatctttatattgtttttattgaCGGTGTTCGGGCGATCAGTTGCGATACTGTGTACCTGTCTGGGGTGGTACCTGGTTCCGGCCATAAAGGGAGGGAGCTCATTAGATACCAAAAAGCCAACAAAGAAGAAGGAATACGTGAGAAGAAAGAGTGATAAGATGGTGGTGAGTGATGGATCATCCTCTCCTAAAACGAATAAAACCAGAGCAGTCAACGTCACGTCCCCTGGACAACACGGCCATCGGAAAAGCTGGTGA
- the LOC100264229 gene encoding uncharacterized protein LOC100264229 isoform X1, which yields MGTKSLDSLRPTETLEIENGLTLVPRVMLNLTIFPSETASVTKPIDEWQLKRALIDFLKTSFHVPITVPEEDLHIKRFKDLKKRKRVDPVAGGTIFIRDLGFLNNKNEDDLEVLDKKFLDWKSSLVEKMDGIELNLEGVKFRLGVAIPATDDFQGMKKDWEDFYAFGNRGYSRGGSGRQQPDTIVLRGAPSRWFAEPRVSSKPSMLVTHTIFSTFGKIRNLNVAEDNDLGDKEDENDGDIVSGLHCKIVVQFERYRDFYNALKVLCGRSLQKQGSRLKADYEVSWDKDGFFRNTRSHAQERSSRMPEMGADSYKSGAPRRQPYFPHSGYDNSRPKRFKE from the exons ATGGGCACCAAATCCTTAGATTCTCTCCGCCCAACAGAAACCCTAGAGATAGAAAATGGGCTCACGCTCGTACCGCGCGTGATGTTGAACCTCACCATCTTCCCATCTGAAACAGCCTCTGTGACGAAGCCCATAGACGAGTGGCAACTAAAGCGTGCCCTTATAGACTTCCTCAAAACCTCTTTCCATGTGCCCATCACCGTCCCTGAAGAGGACCTCCACATCAAACGCTTCAAAGACCTCAAGAAGCGCAAGCGCGTGGATCCAGTCGCTGGCGGCACTATCTTCATTCGCGACCTGGGGTTCCTCAACAACAAAAATGAAGATGACTTGGAGGTTCTCGACAAGAAGTTCTTGGACTGGAAGAGCTCACTTGTTGAGAAAATGGATGGGAttgagttgaatcttgaaggGGTTAAGTTCCGACTAGGTGTTGCAATTCCGGCGACAGATGATTTTCAAGGAATGAAGAAAGATTGGGAAGATTTCTATGCTTTTGGAAATCGCG GGTATTCAAGGGGTGGGAGTGGGAGGCAACAGCCAGATACAATTGTGTTGAGAGGGGCTCCATCGCGGTGGTTTGCAGAGCCACGGGTTTCATCGAAGCCGTCCATGTTGGTTACGCATACTATTTTTTCCACTTTTGGAAAAATAAG GAATCTTAATGTTGCTGAGGACAATGATCTAGGTGACAAAGAAGATGAGAATGATGGTGACATAGTTTCAGGCCTCCACTGTAAAATTGTGGTTCAGTTTGAGAGATACAGGGACTTCTATAATGCTCTGAAGGTGTTGTGTGGTCGTTCATTGCAGAAG CAAGGGTCTCGTTTGAAGGCTGATTATGAGGTAAGTTGGGACAAGGATGGCTTTTTCCGAAACACTAGAAGTCATGCACAAGAAAGGAGCAGCAGGATGCCAGAAATGGGAGCGGACAGCTATAAGAGTGGAGCTCCTAGACGCCAACCATACTTCCCCCACTCAGGATATGACAATTCACGTCCTAAGAGGTTCAAG GAGTAG
- the LOC100264229 gene encoding uncharacterized protein LOC100264229 isoform X2, with translation MGTKSLDSLRPTETLEIENGLTLVPRVMLNLTIFPSETASVTKPIDEWQLKRALIDFLKTSFHVPITVPEEDLHIKRFKDLKKRKRVDPVAGGTIFIRDLGFLNNKNEDDLEVLDKKFLDWKSSLVEKMDGIELNLEGVKFRLGVAIPATDDFQGMKKDWEDFYAFGNRGYSRGGSGRQQPDTIVLRGAPSRWFAEPRVSSKPSMLVTHTIFSTFGKIRNLNVAEDNDLGDKEDENDGDIVSGLHCKIVVQFERYRDFYNALKVLCGRSLQKLLSSKGLV, from the exons ATGGGCACCAAATCCTTAGATTCTCTCCGCCCAACAGAAACCCTAGAGATAGAAAATGGGCTCACGCTCGTACCGCGCGTGATGTTGAACCTCACCATCTTCCCATCTGAAACAGCCTCTGTGACGAAGCCCATAGACGAGTGGCAACTAAAGCGTGCCCTTATAGACTTCCTCAAAACCTCTTTCCATGTGCCCATCACCGTCCCTGAAGAGGACCTCCACATCAAACGCTTCAAAGACCTCAAGAAGCGCAAGCGCGTGGATCCAGTCGCTGGCGGCACTATCTTCATTCGCGACCTGGGGTTCCTCAACAACAAAAATGAAGATGACTTGGAGGTTCTCGACAAGAAGTTCTTGGACTGGAAGAGCTCACTTGTTGAGAAAATGGATGGGAttgagttgaatcttgaaggGGTTAAGTTCCGACTAGGTGTTGCAATTCCGGCGACAGATGATTTTCAAGGAATGAAGAAAGATTGGGAAGATTTCTATGCTTTTGGAAATCGCG GGTATTCAAGGGGTGGGAGTGGGAGGCAACAGCCAGATACAATTGTGTTGAGAGGGGCTCCATCGCGGTGGTTTGCAGAGCCACGGGTTTCATCGAAGCCGTCCATGTTGGTTACGCATACTATTTTTTCCACTTTTGGAAAAATAAG GAATCTTAATGTTGCTGAGGACAATGATCTAGGTGACAAAGAAGATGAGAATGATGGTGACATAGTTTCAGGCCTCCACTGTAAAATTGTGGTTCAGTTTGAGAGATACAGGGACTTCTATAATGCTCTGAAGGTGTTGTGTGGTCGTTCATTGCAGAAG CTATTGAGCAGCAAGGGTCTCGTTTGA
- the LOC100264229 gene encoding uncharacterized protein LOC100264229 isoform X4 codes for MGTKSLDSLRPTETLEIENGLTLVPRVMLNLTIFPSETASVTKPIDEWQLKRALIDFLKTSFHVPITVPEEDLHIKRFKDLKKRKRVDPVAGGTIFIRDLGFLNNKNEDDLEVLDKKFLDWKSSLVEKMDGIELNLEGVKFRLGVAIPATDDFQGMKKDWEDFYAFGNRGYSRGGSGRQQPDTIVLRGAPSRWFAEPRVSSKPSMLVTHTIFSTFGKIRNLNVAEDNDLGDKEDENDGDIVSGLHCKIVVQFERYRDFYNALKVLCGRSLQKNN; via the exons ATGGGCACCAAATCCTTAGATTCTCTCCGCCCAACAGAAACCCTAGAGATAGAAAATGGGCTCACGCTCGTACCGCGCGTGATGTTGAACCTCACCATCTTCCCATCTGAAACAGCCTCTGTGACGAAGCCCATAGACGAGTGGCAACTAAAGCGTGCCCTTATAGACTTCCTCAAAACCTCTTTCCATGTGCCCATCACCGTCCCTGAAGAGGACCTCCACATCAAACGCTTCAAAGACCTCAAGAAGCGCAAGCGCGTGGATCCAGTCGCTGGCGGCACTATCTTCATTCGCGACCTGGGGTTCCTCAACAACAAAAATGAAGATGACTTGGAGGTTCTCGACAAGAAGTTCTTGGACTGGAAGAGCTCACTTGTTGAGAAAATGGATGGGAttgagttgaatcttgaaggGGTTAAGTTCCGACTAGGTGTTGCAATTCCGGCGACAGATGATTTTCAAGGAATGAAGAAAGATTGGGAAGATTTCTATGCTTTTGGAAATCGCG GGTATTCAAGGGGTGGGAGTGGGAGGCAACAGCCAGATACAATTGTGTTGAGAGGGGCTCCATCGCGGTGGTTTGCAGAGCCACGGGTTTCATCGAAGCCGTCCATGTTGGTTACGCATACTATTTTTTCCACTTTTGGAAAAATAAG GAATCTTAATGTTGCTGAGGACAATGATCTAGGTGACAAAGAAGATGAGAATGATGGTGACATAGTTTCAGGCCTCCACTGTAAAATTGTGGTTCAGTTTGAGAGATACAGGGACTTCTATAATGCTCTGAAGGTGTTGTGTGGTCGTTCATTGCAGAAG AATAATTGA
- the LOC100264229 gene encoding uncharacterized protein LOC100264229 isoform X3 encodes MGTKSLDSLRPTETLEIENGLTLVPRVMLNLTIFPSETASVTKPIDEWQLKRALIDFLKTSFHVPITVPEEDLHIKRFKDLKKRKRVDPVAGGTIFIRDLGFLNNKNEDDLEVLDKKFLDWKSSLVEKMDGIELNLEGVKFRLGVAIPATDDFQGMKKDWEDFYAFGNRGYSRGGSGRQQPDTIVLRGAPSRWFAEPRVSSKPSMLVTHTIFSTFGKIRNLNVAEDNDLGDKEDENDGDIVSGLHCKIVVQFERYRDFYNALKVLCGRSLQKRGG; translated from the exons ATGGGCACCAAATCCTTAGATTCTCTCCGCCCAACAGAAACCCTAGAGATAGAAAATGGGCTCACGCTCGTACCGCGCGTGATGTTGAACCTCACCATCTTCCCATCTGAAACAGCCTCTGTGACGAAGCCCATAGACGAGTGGCAACTAAAGCGTGCCCTTATAGACTTCCTCAAAACCTCTTTCCATGTGCCCATCACCGTCCCTGAAGAGGACCTCCACATCAAACGCTTCAAAGACCTCAAGAAGCGCAAGCGCGTGGATCCAGTCGCTGGCGGCACTATCTTCATTCGCGACCTGGGGTTCCTCAACAACAAAAATGAAGATGACTTGGAGGTTCTCGACAAGAAGTTCTTGGACTGGAAGAGCTCACTTGTTGAGAAAATGGATGGGAttgagttgaatcttgaaggGGTTAAGTTCCGACTAGGTGTTGCAATTCCGGCGACAGATGATTTTCAAGGAATGAAGAAAGATTGGGAAGATTTCTATGCTTTTGGAAATCGCG GGTATTCAAGGGGTGGGAGTGGGAGGCAACAGCCAGATACAATTGTGTTGAGAGGGGCTCCATCGCGGTGGTTTGCAGAGCCACGGGTTTCATCGAAGCCGTCCATGTTGGTTACGCATACTATTTTTTCCACTTTTGGAAAAATAAG GAATCTTAATGTTGCTGAGGACAATGATCTAGGTGACAAAGAAGATGAGAATGATGGTGACATAGTTTCAGGCCTCCACTGTAAAATTGTGGTTCAGTTTGAGAGATACAGGGACTTCTATAATGCTCTGAAGGTGTTGTGTGGTCGTTCATTGCAGAAG CGGGGTGGATGA